GAAGGAATCTGCGGCGTTCCGGATGAGGCCGTCGGCTGGCTGAGGGCCTGGTTTGCTATCCGGAGTTCGGGCCGAAATTCTGGCCGAAATCAGGGCCTCTGAGACGCACCAGGACGTCCCAGAGTACGACTTTCGACGCCAAATTCGCGTGAGACGTCGTTCTTACAAAATAATCAATTATTTCATAAGCTTACGACATAGCTCATCGAGCTGTTCAAGGCTGGCATAACTCAAACGCAGTTCGCCTCTGCCGCCGCGGTCATCAAGCTTCACTGTCAGGCCCAAAGCTTCCTGCAAATCCTGTTCGAGCGACAGGGTATCAGCATTCGGCTGGGCCTTAGGACGGGGCGATGGCGCAGCCTTGGGTCCGGCCTGTTCGTCACGCACCAGGGCTTCGGTCTGGCGCACGGATAATCCCTTGGCGATAACCTCGTCCGCCAGGGCATCGGCATTTTCAGCTGTGATCAGCGCACGGGCATGACCGGCCGACAGGCGACCGTGCAGCACATGATCCTGCACACCTTCGGGCAGCGCCAGCAGGCGCAGCGTATTGGCGATATGCGGACGGGACTTGCCGACTACCTGCGCCAGAGCGTCCTGGGTACGGCCGAAACGATCCTGCAAGACCTTATAGCCGCGCGCTTCTTCGATCGGGTTCAGGTCGGCGCGCTGGACGTTTTCAATAATGCCGACTTCCAAAACGTCGAGGTCATCCAGTTCACGAATGATCACTGGCACGGTATGCAGTCCGGCTTTTTGCGCCGCGCGCCAGCGGCGTTCGCCGGCCACAATCTGGTAATGCCCGGCCTGACCCGGCGCCGGACGCACCAGGATCGGCTGAAGAATGCCCTTTTCGCGGACGGACGCCGCCAGTTCGTCAATGTCGGATTCAACAAAAGTGCGACGCGGCTGATCCGGGTTACGGACCAGGAGTTCGATCGGCTGTTCAAGACCCCTCGCCGGCTCGGTGCCACGCGCTTCGGCCGCCTCCGCCCCCGTCTTCGGGCTGCTGGTATCCTGATCACCGAGCAATGCCGACAGACCGCGGCCCAAACCTCTATTCTTTTCAGACATTTATCTATTCTTCTTGTTGTGGGATACTTAAGCCGGAATCTTTTCCGCTTGCTTGCGGCGCTTGCGTTCCCTGGCCACCAGTTCCTTGGCGAGCTTGATATAGGCCTGGCTGCCGGAGCATTTCATATCGTAGATCAGGGCCGGTTTGCCGAAGGACGGCGCTTCGGACACCCGTACATTGCGCGGTATCACCGTATCATAGACCAGTTCGCCAAAGTGCGACCGCACGTCGCGTTCGACATGTCCGGACAGGGCATTGCGCTTGTCAAACATGGTCAGGACGATACCTTGCAGGCTCAGCCTGGGGTTCAGACTGCCGCGCACCAGATCAATCGTGCGCATCAACTGGCTCAGACCCTCAAGCGCAAAAAACTCGCATTGCAGCGGCACGAGCACGGCATCGGCCGCGCTCATCGAATTGACCGTCAGCAGGTTCAGCGATGGCGGGCAATCGATGAGGATATAGTCATAGGGCGGCTTTTCCTGATCCAGGCCATCGAGGGCATCCCGCAACCGATAGGATCGGCGCTCGGCCTGGCCCAGTTCGATCTCCACACCCGACAGATCCGGGTCAGATGGCAATAACCAAAGCCCCGGCACCGCCGTACTAACAGCCGTATCACCAATCGGCCGGCGATCGACGATCACGTCATAAAGCGAGTTTTCTCGCTGCTTTTTCGGCACGCCAAGCCCCGTGGACGCATTGCCCTGAGGATCCAGATCGATCAGCAGAACGCGCTGGCCGATAGCCGCCAGGGCCGTACCCAGATTGATCGCCGTGGTGGTCTTGCCCACGCCACCCTTTTGGTTGGCTATGGCCAGAACGCGAACTTTTTTATCGAAATCTTGGGCATTAACGGGCACGACGCAGCCTCCGGATATGGATCACGCGTCCGCGGGGATCGCTGGCGGACACCATCTGTTCTACGTCAAATGTCCACGTTTTGCCAGCATCCGCCAGTTCACTTTCCACGTTTTCCCCCTTTAAAAACCACGCATCGGCGCCTTTGTGGATAAAGCCTCCGGCAAACCCGAGAAGTTTGGTCATGGGCGCGACGGCCCGCGCTGTGACGACATCCACTTTCAGCTTCACGTTCTCGGCGCGGTCATTGATCACCGTCGCCGGCAGTTCGAGATCATCGACTACACTTTGCAGAAACCGGCAGCGCTTGGTCAGGGATTCGACCAGATAGACCTGCGGAGCGGGACCGTCGGAATGTTTCAGGAGAATACTGATGACGATACCGGGAAACCCCGCTCCGGCCCCAAGATCAGCCCAGGTGCGGGCGTCCGGGCGGTGATCAAGCAATTGCGCGCTGTCCAGCACATGGCGCGACCAATAGTCCGGCAGGGTGGCGGGCCCCACAAGATTCATGACTTCGTTCTGTGCGGCCAGAATATCATAAAATTTTTGCAGGTCAGCGACCGCCTCGTGTTTCACGTGAAACACCAGTTTGGCGGACATCTCGTCCGGAGTCATATGCGTCATGCCGTCAGCTTCGACTGGTTACGAACGTAAAACAGCAGCGTTGTCAGCGCGCCTTGCGTCATACCCTCGATACGTCCCGCCTGCCCCAGGGTTTGCGGACGGATGCGGTTAAGCTTTTCCCGTGCCTCATTCGACAGGCCCAGGATCGACATATAGTCGATATCATCCGGCAGGGCGAGATTTTCATCTTTACGGAAGCTCTCTATCTCCGCTTTTTGACGCGGCATATAGCCGGCATAAAGGGCATCGACTTCTACCTGCTCATAGAGGGCATCCGGCCAAGACTTGATTTCAGGCCACAGGGTTTCCAGGCGCTCACGATTGCAGGAGTCATAGGCCATCAATTGTGTGACGTTACGCCGCTGGCCATCACCATTGACCTGAATGCCCTGCGCCAGTGCTTCCTTTGGCGCGGCGACCAGTTCGGCGGCGCGCACGCGAATAGCATCCAAAGCCGCCTTCTTTTCCAGCCAGGCCGTTTTGCGCGCTTCACCGACGACACCGATGGCCAGACCATGATCGGTCAGGCGCTGATCGGCATTATCGGCGCGCAAGCTGAGGCGAAACTCCGCCCGCGAGGTGAACATACGATAGGGCTCGGTTACGCCGCGCGTCACCAGGTCATCGATCATTACGCCGATATAGGCTTGGTCCCGGCCAAGGACCGTCGGTGCATAGTCCCCTGCCCGTGCGGCCGCATTTATGCCGGCCATCAGGCCTTGAGCCCCAGCCTCTTCGTAACCCGTCGTGCCATTGATCTGACCAGCCAGAAATAAACCCGGCAGAGACTTCAATTCGAGTGTCGGGTGCAGTTCGCGCGGATCGACAAAGTCGTATTCGATGGCATAGGCGTAGCGCTTGATCACCACATCTTCAAGGCCGACAATGGTGCGAATAAAGGCCTCTTGAGTCTCTTCCGAGACACTGGTCGAGATGCCGTTTGGATAGACCGTATCATCGTCATAACCCTCTGGCTCCAGGAATATCTGGTGCGAGGTCTTGTCAGCGAACTTAACCACCTTGTCCTCTATGGATGGGCAATAGCGCGGCCCGCTACCGGATAGATGGCCACCATAAACCGCCGATTCCGTCAGACGGTCGGCAATGATCTGGTGTGTCTTCTCATTGGTATAGGTGATGCCGCAGGCGATCTGACCGCGCTCTATCGCGGGCGTCAGCATGGAGAAAGGCTGAATCGGATCGTCACCCAACTGTTGCTCCAGGCGATCCCAGTGGATGGTCTTGCCATCAAGACGCGCCGGCGTGCCTGTTTTCAGGCGGCCTATATCGAGTTTCAAATCATAGAGACGCTGGCCCAGGCCATTGGCCGGGGCATCGCCCCAGCGACCGGCCGCCATGCGCTTTTCACCAATATGGATGACCCCACGCAGAAAAGTCCCCGTCGTTAGCACAACAGCCTTCGCCAGATAAGACTGACCGGCAGCATCAATCACCCCGGTCACCACATCCTTTTCCAGGATCAGGTCTTCGACCGCTGCTTCGATAATGGTCAGGTTCGGGGTCTGGAAAAGTTCGGCCTGCACCGCTTCCCGATAAAGCTTGCGGTCGATCTGGGCGCGCGGCCCGCGCACGGCTGGGCCTTTGGACTTGTTCAGAACTTTGAACTGCATCCCGCCGATATCGGCCATGCGCCCCATAATGCCGTCAAGCGCATCGATCTCACGCACCAAATGGCCCTTGCCCAGACCACCAATGGCCGGGTTGCATGACATCTCGCCGAGCGTGTCCTTGCGATGAGTCAACAGAAGTGTTTTGGCGCCCATGCGCGCGGAAGCGGTCGCGGCCTCGCAACCGGAATGACCACCGCCAACGACAATAACATCCCAGAGTGTTTTGGGTTCATACATACGCAAACTTTCAAAAGGAGACGCGGCCTATAGCAGATAAGGCCAGGTCGGTCGATTCTATTTGCCTATGCAGAAACTGGAAAAGATGACATCCAGCACGCCCTCGACATCATAGCGGCCGAATAGCTGCTCGAAACTGTTGATCGCTGAGCGGATATTTTCCGCCGCCAGTTCGGGAATAGCCAGATTGGACCGCGACGCCACGACCAGTTGATCGCGGGCCTCTGTCAGCCGCTCGATATGTCGCAGGCGCGTCGCCGCCGGAAAGGTCTGGGCAGAAAGCTGCGCTCCGACAATCTGTTCTACAGCAGCGACCAACTCTGTCACGCCCTCACCCAGCGCCACACTGACAGCATAAACCGATGTTTCACGTGAAACACGCAAAGCGGCGACAGCTTCACGTTCATGTGCTTCCGCTTCGTCAATCTTATTGAAGACAATCAAATCGCCTTCACGGAAATCTTCTGGCAAGGCGGGTGCCGTTGAGTCGATTACCCAGATGCGCAGATCGGCTTCATCAGCCTTGGCTCTCGCTCGACGGATACCCTCCGCTTCCACCACTTCATCGGTGTCACGCAAACCGGCCGTATCATAAAGCAGGACGGAATAGGGCCCGATACGCAGTTGGGCTTCGATGATGTCTCGCGTCGTGCCGGCTATGGGCGTGACGATCGCGGCCTCGGCCTTGAGAAGAGCATTGAACAGGCTGGACTTACCGGCATTCGGTTCGCCCAGAATAACAATGCGATAGCCTTCACGGATTTGCCGGCCACGATGAGAGTCAGCAATAGCGATCGTCAGTTTGGTTTCCAAAGCGCGGATACGGCCAAGGATGGACTCCATCAATTCTGGCGGCAGATCTTCATCCGGAAAATCGATATAGACTTCCAGCCGCGCCAGAATATCGATCAGATCAGAGCGCCAGTTTTCATACTGCTGTTTCAGTCCCCCACTCAATTGGGTCAAAGCCTGTCGCCTTTGCGCCTCGGATTCGGCATCGACCAGATCGGCAATGGCCTCGGCTTGAGTCAGGTCCAGCTTGCCATGCGCCAGCGCGCGGCGGGAAAATTCGCCCGGTGCCGCCAGTTGCAAACCCAGTTCGGTCAGGATGAGATACAGGCGATCGAGAATGGCTTTCGAGCCATGGACGTGAAGCTCAACACAGTCTTCGCCAGTGAAGCTATGCGGCGCCTTAAACCAGATGACCACCGCTTCATCGATCAGTTCGTCTCGCCAGGTCAGCGGCGTATAGACCGCCATGCGCGGAGTCAGCATCTTGGCTGTGAGTTGCTGAACAGCCCAGACCGCCCTGTCACCGGAGAGACGGATGATCGACACCCCTGCCCGGCCCTGCGCTGAGGCCAGAGCGAAAATTGTGTGTTTCACGTGAAACACTTCCTTAATACTATTTGCCAGTGCTGAAAGGTTTGAGGCTGGCCTGAGCCGCCGACTGCATCAGTTTAAAGAACTGATCCTGAGCCGTGACCCCCAAGCTCGACCAGTTTTTCAGCATCTCTTCCGGCTGCATAGAGTGGATATTCTGCGCCAGGCGTTCCTGCATGGCGTTCATCATGTAATCGTTCAGCGGCTGGACATCGGGCAAGCCGAGAAAGGTGCGGGCCTCTTCCGGCGTGCATTCGACATTGACCGTGACCTTCATGATGATCTCCAGAACGGAATATAAAACGAATCAACCCGATATGATCCTCTCATACCGGGTTGACAAGAGCTATATTGCTTTAACATTCCAAACGCAGAGCCTTTGGTAAGCACGACTGTTCGCCCGAGCCTTTGCGAGGAGACTTGGGGCGCCTAGCCCGGCGCTTGAGCGCTTACTAAGTGTTCATCGACTGGAAGAACTCGGCATTGTTCTTCGTCTGGCGCAGTTTGTCGCTGAGGAACTCGATCGCGTCCTGAGCGCCCATCGGATTGAGAATACGGCGCAGCACATAGGTCTTTTGCAGGTTGACCTTGTCGGTCAGCAGTTCTTCCTTGCGGGTGCCGGACTTGAGAATGTCCATCGCCGGGAAGACGCGCTTGTCGGCCACCTTGCGGTCGAGCACGATTTCCGAGTTACCCGTGCCCTTGAATTCTTCAAAGATGACTTCGTCCATGCGCGAGCCCGTATCGATCAGCGCCGTGGCAATGATGGTCAGCGAACCGCCTTCTTCGATATTACGCGCGGCGCCGAAGAAGCGCTTCGGGCGTTGCAGAGCATTGGCGTCGACACCGCCGGTCAGCACCTTGCCGGATGACGGCACGACGGTGTTATAGGCACGCCCGAGACGCGTGATTGAATCGAGCAGAATCACGACATCGCGCTTGTGTTCGACCAGGCGCTTGGCCTTTTCGATGACCATTTCAGCGACCTGAACGTGGCGGGTGGCCGGTTCGTCGAAAGTCGAGGAAATGACTTCACCGCGGACGGTGCGCTGCATGTCGGTCACTTCTTCCGGGCGTTCGTCGATCAGCAGAACGATCAGGTAGCAATCCGGGTGATTGGCGGCGACCGACTTGGCAATATTTTGCAGCATGACCGTCTTACCGACGCGCGGCGGCGCAACGATCAGGCAGCGCTGGCCCTTGCCGAGCGGCGCCACGATATCGATGATGCGGCCGGAGCGATCTTTCAGGGTAGGGTCTTCGATCTCCATCCACAGACGCTGATCAGGATAGAGCGGCGTCAGGTTATCGAAATGGACCTTGTGGCGGATATTTTCCGGGTCTTCGAAATTGATGGTCTGGATCTTGAGCAGGGCAAAATAACGCTCGCCTTCACGCGGCGAACGGATCGGCCCTTCGACCGTATCGCCTGTGCGCAAACCATGACGACGGATTTGCTGCGGCGAGACATAGATATCATCCGGGCCTGGCAGGTAGTTGGCTTCGGGTGAGCGCAGGAAGCCGAAGCCATCCTGGAGCACTTCCATTACGCCGGAGCCGGTGATTTCGACGCCCTCTTCGGCCAGTGCCTTCAGCACGGCGAAGAGCATATCCTGCTTGCGCATATTGGAAGCATTTTCGACGCCCAGGGATTCGGCGAAAGTCAGCAGGTCGGTCGATGATTTGTCCTTCAGGGTCTGAAGTGAAATCTTCTGGCCGGCCATCGAGCCTTCGACTTCTTCCTCTTCGCTCTCGTCCGTTTCGAGGTCGGCGTCCAGGGTATCGTCGGTCAGGTTGTCTTCGGCCTGAATTCCGTTTTCGGGGGTTTCGGTATCGTCGGTCATGGTATTCTCTTTGTCAGGAACAGGATACGCGCGAAGTAAAGCCAAGGCTTTTCAGCCTGTGAAATCATCGTATCCCCAGCCCGTTTTAGCTAAACGCTTGAAAAGGCTTATAAATGTCAAATGAAGTGGCTGTTCCACAGAACGTGGCGCCATCAGGACGGCTGTCAAAACAGCTTAGGTCGGGTGCGATAACTACACCAACGCGGTCGATCGTCAAGTTAATCCTTATGGGACGTGGGTCTGTGACCCCACATCTGTCTTAAATGATCAAATTTGCCAGAACTGCAAGGTCACCGCCAGCACCATGATGATGGCCAGTACAAACGGCACCTCATTCATCTTGCGCCAGAAACTTTCGGTCCCGATCGGCTCACCGCGTTGCAGCTTCTTGAACCGCACCGCCAGGAAATGGTGGTAACCCGTGATCCCCACAATCCCCAGTTCCTTGACCACGAACCACGGCTCCCAAAAGAACTTCCAGCCTTCCATAAAACGAACGTGATAGACGATCAGGCAGGTACCGAACAGCCAGACCGCGATCATGGCAGGGTTCATGATCAGGCGCAGCAGATTGCGCTCCATCACCTTGAAGACATCGGTCACCGCCGTCACTTCGGCGTTCTTGATATGGTAGATGAATAGCCGCGGCAGATAGAGAAGACCGGCCATCCAGGCAATCACCGCCAGGATATGCAAACCGCGAAACAAATCGTACCAATTCACGCAGCACCTCTTTTCGGACAGAAGCTGTGACACTTGCCACAGTTATGATCACCCACCACGCGATCACCGGAACCGATGGCTTTCAGCACCTCATCATTCAATGCCTTGATATAGCTGGCGTTCACGCCCAAGGCCGGCAGGCGGATATAGTCTTTCACGCCGGATGCTGCCGCCAGATGGGCATATTCGATATCCAGCTCCACCAGGGTCTCGATATGCTCTGAAACAAAGGCGATCGGCACCAGGATGATCGATTTGCCATCGGCACCGGCCTTCTGGATGCTGGCATCGGTCGAAGGTCCGATCCATTTCATGGGCCCGACCCGGCTTTGATAACAGATGCTGTGCTCGATCGGATTGCCGAGCCCCGCCATGATCTTCGCCACGCAGGATTCGACCTGCTCCTGATAGGGATCCCCCCGCGCAATAATGCTTTCCGGCAAACCATGCGCGGAGAACAAAAGACGGTAATGGCCCGGCTGTTTCAATGTCCCTATCTTTTCCCGGATGGCATCGACATGCGCCTTGATGAAGTGGGCATTGTCCGAATAACAGCAGACCGAAGTCACCCTGGCCTTGCCGAAGTAGGCTTTCTGAAAAGCCTGGAAGGATGACAGGGTTGTGGTCGAAGAAAACTGCGGATAGAGCGGCAGTAGCACAATCTCATCCGGTCCCCACGCGTCGATTTCCCGTACCGTGTCTTCAACAAATGGATGCCAGTAACGCATCCCGATAAAGACCTTCGCCTCGATGCCCTTGGTATTGGCGGTAATATAGGCTTCCAGCGCCTGACTTTGCGCCTGCGTTTCCTTCAGGATCGGCGAACCACCGCCCATATGGGCGTAATTCTTTCTGGCTGAAGGCGCCCGCCGGCTGGAAATCAGCGAAGCGACGCCCTGCCTGATACCGAACGGCAGGTTAATGATGTTCTTGTCGGCAAAGAGATTATAGAGAAACCCCTGCACATCTTCGGGGTTTTTCGGTCCACCCAGATTGAACAACAATACCGCTATGCGCTTCATTCGCCTCTGATCCGCTTGAGCGCCTGCTCGACATGAGCCATCGGCGTATCCGGAAAGATGCCGTGGCCCAGATTGAAGATCAAGGGCCCCTGCCCCCAGCTTTGCAAAATCAGGTCGATGGCTTCATCCAGCGCCCGGCCGCCGGACCGCAATACCACCGGGTCGAGCGCGCCCTGGATCGGCATTTTCTTTTGCAATTCGATACCTAGCTTCATCGGCGTCGCCGTACCGAGCCCCATGCCCTGAACCGGCACCTGATTGGCATAATCATGGCACCGCGCTTCGGCGCCGCGCGGAAAACCGATGATCGGCAGGGTTACACCCAGTTCTCTAACGCGCCGGATAAGCCGGATATGCGGCTGGATGATCAGGCTGTCGAAATAAGGATCAGGGAACCCTTCCGCCCAGCTTTCGAAGATCTTCAGAACCTGCGCACCATTATCGGCCTGCATCTTCAGATACTGCGCCGAGGCTTCAATGACGATATCCGTCAGATCGAGCACCTTCTGGTAATCATCATAGACGAAGGCCCTAATGAGACTGCGATCGTGGGCCTTCTTGCCGTTCAGCATATAGGTCATCACGGTCCAGGGTCCGCCGCAGAAACCGATCAGCGTGGTCTCTGGCGAAAGTTCGGCTTTTACGCGGGCAACCGTCTCACCGACATTTTTCAGAGCCTCACCTGCCAGGCTGGCTTTCTCCCGCATAGCGTCCAGTGCCGGCAGTTCACCCAAAACTGGCCCTTCACCGGCCGCAAAGGTCAGGTCCTGTCCCAAAGCCAGGGGGATCATCAGAATGTCTGAAAAAAGAATGGCGGCGTCAAAACCATAGCGCCGGATCGGCTGCAAGGTCGCTTCGGCCGCTTTCTCCGGAGTGAGACAGAAATCAACGAACCCCTTGGTGGTTGCCCGAAGTTCCCGGTATTCCGGTAGATACCGTCCGGCCTGACGCATGAACCATACCGGAGGCACCCTAAGTGTCTGCCCTTGAAGGACGGCCAGGATCGATGGATTTACGGATGCCTGAGCGAGGGTCATGAGTCAACCTGTGTGAAACTGACCTTCCCTTAGCCCTAATCTAAATAAAAAGAAAAGGGTTTGTAGAAGGTTATAGGGCCGGGGACAGTGCGCAAAAGTGTCGCAGATTTCGCCGGATTCACGGGTTTTTCACATGCCATCCGGAATGGTTAATGCTTCATTAACAGCCCTGTGAATGACTTGGATAATTAACCAAATATTAGTATTGCTTAAAAAATTCTTAATTCGTTTTGGCGAGTCAATGTGAATGGTTAATGAAGAATTAACTTACGCACAGAGAGCCATAAGAAATTCATACAGAACGGGTGAGAGTCGATAAGCATCGGGTAAATGCGCCGGTTATGCCCGCTATCCCCTGCCCTTGCGGTGATTTGCGAATTATCGGATGATTGTCCACGACAGACCCCGACTTATACAGCCGCCTTATCCCCAGTTCGGCACACAGATTTAATTTTACAGGCTTTGCATGTCCTCCCCCTCAGCCAAGATCGGCAGCTATTTTCACGTCCACCTGGTATCGGATTCGACAGGCGAAACCCTGAACGCCCTGGCCAAGGCGGCGGCCGCGCGCTTTGAAGGCATCCTGCCGATTGAACATATCTACGTGCTGATCCGCTCGGAAAAGCAGTTGGAACGTGCCCTTGTGGAAATCGAGAGTTTTCCGGGCATCGTTCTGCACACCATGGTCGATATGGAATTGCGGACGGCCCTGGAAGCGCGGTGCCGCGAAATGGATATGCCGGCGATCGGCGTGCTGGATCCGCTGGTCGTGGCGTTTTCCCGTCATTTGGGCGCGGCGGTTTCCAAGCGCGTTGGCGCCCAGCATAATCTCGACAATGAATATTTCGAGCGCATCGAGGCACTGAACTATGCCATCGCCCATGATGATGGTGCGGCGGCCGACCGGGTGAAGAATGCCGATGTCGTTCTGGTGGGGGTCAGCCGCACCTCGAAGACCCCGACCTGCATCTATCTGGCGCACCGCGGCATCAAGGCGGCCAATATTCCGCTGGTGCCCGGCCGGGGGCTGCCGGAGGAACTGGACGATATGAACATCCCGCTGGTGGTGGGCCTGATTGCGTCTCCGGAGCGGCTGATTTCAATCCGCAAGAACCGCCTGCTGACCCTGAATGACGATCGTCCCTCTTCCTATACGGATACTGAAGCGGTGCGGCAGGAGATCATCGCTGCGCGCCGGCTGTTCGAGCGCAAGGGCTGGCCGGTAATCGATGTGACG
This sequence is a window from Asticcacaulis sp.. Protein-coding genes within it:
- a CDS encoding ParB/RepB/Spo0J family partition protein, coding for MSEKNRGLGRGLSALLGDQDTSSPKTGAEAAEARGTEPARGLEQPIELLVRNPDQPRRTFVESDIDELAASVREKGILQPILVRPAPGQAGHYQIVAGERRWRAAQKAGLHTVPVIIRELDDLDVLEVGIIENVQRADLNPIEEARGYKVLQDRFGRTQDALAQVVGKSRPHIANTLRLLALPEGVQDHVLHGRLSAGHARALITAENADALADEVIAKGLSVRQTEALVRDEQAGPKAAPSPRPKAQPNADTLSLEQDLQEALGLTVKLDDRGGRGELRLSYASLEQLDELCRKLMK
- a CDS encoding AAA family ATPase, translating into MPVNAQDFDKKVRVLAIANQKGGVGKTTTAINLGTALAAIGQRVLLIDLDPQGNASTGLGVPKKQRENSLYDVIVDRRPIGDTAVSTAVPGLWLLPSDPDLSGVEIELGQAERRSYRLRDALDGLDQEKPPYDYILIDCPPSLNLLTVNSMSAADAVLVPLQCEFFALEGLSQLMRTIDLVRGSLNPRLSLQGIVLTMFDKRNALSGHVERDVRSHFGELVYDTVIPRNVRVSEAPSFGKPALIYDMKCSGSQAYIKLAKELVARERKRRKQAEKIPA
- the rsmG gene encoding 16S rRNA (guanine(527)-N(7))-methyltransferase RsmG, which codes for MSAKLVFHVKHEAVADLQKFYDILAAQNEVMNLVGPATLPDYWSRHVLDSAQLLDHRPDARTWADLGAGAGFPGIVISILLKHSDGPAPQVYLVESLTKRCRFLQSVVDDLELPATVINDRAENVKLKVDVVTARAVAPMTKLLGFAGGFIHKGADAWFLKGENVESELADAGKTWTFDVEQMVSASDPRGRVIHIRRLRRAR
- the mnmG gene encoding tRNA uridine-5-carboxymethylaminomethyl(34) synthesis enzyme MnmG; its protein translation is MYEPKTLWDVIVVGGGHSGCEAATASARMGAKTLLLTHRKDTLGEMSCNPAIGGLGKGHLVREIDALDGIMGRMADIGGMQFKVLNKSKGPAVRGPRAQIDRKLYREAVQAELFQTPNLTIIEAAVEDLILEKDVVTGVIDAAGQSYLAKAVVLTTGTFLRGVIHIGEKRMAAGRWGDAPANGLGQRLYDLKLDIGRLKTGTPARLDGKTIHWDRLEQQLGDDPIQPFSMLTPAIERGQIACGITYTNEKTHQIIADRLTESAVYGGHLSGSGPRYCPSIEDKVVKFADKTSHQIFLEPEGYDDDTVYPNGISTSVSEETQEAFIRTIVGLEDVVIKRYAYAIEYDFVDPRELHPTLELKSLPGLFLAGQINGTTGYEEAGAQGLMAGINAAARAGDYAPTVLGRDQAYIGVMIDDLVTRGVTEPYRMFTSRAEFRLSLRADNADQRLTDHGLAIGVVGEARKTAWLEKKAALDAIRVRAAELVAAPKEALAQGIQVNGDGQRRNVTQLMAYDSCNRERLETLWPEIKSWPDALYEQVEVDALYAGYMPRQKAEIESFRKDENLALPDDIDYMSILGLSNEAREKLNRIRPQTLGQAGRIEGMTQGALTTLLFYVRNQSKLTA
- the mnmE gene encoding tRNA uridine-5-carboxymethylaminomethyl(34) synthesis GTPase MnmE yields the protein MKHTIFALASAQGRAGVSIIRLSGDRAVWAVQQLTAKMLTPRMAVYTPLTWRDELIDEAVVIWFKAPHSFTGEDCVELHVHGSKAILDRLYLILTELGLQLAAPGEFSRRALAHGKLDLTQAEAIADLVDAESEAQRRQALTQLSGGLKQQYENWRSDLIDILARLEVYIDFPDEDLPPELMESILGRIRALETKLTIAIADSHRGRQIREGYRIVILGEPNAGKSSLFNALLKAEAAIVTPIAGTTRDIIEAQLRIGPYSVLLYDTAGLRDTDEVVEAEGIRRARAKADEADLRIWVIDSTAPALPEDFREGDLIVFNKIDEAEAHEREAVAALRVSRETSVYAVSVALGEGVTELVAAVEQIVGAQLSAQTFPAATRLRHIERLTEARDQLVVASRSNLAIPELAAENIRSAINSFEQLFGRYDVEGVLDVIFSSFCIGK
- a CDS encoding DUF6489 family protein produces the protein MKVTVNVECTPEEARTFLGLPDVQPLNDYMMNAMQERLAQNIHSMQPEEMLKNWSSLGVTAQDQFFKLMQSAAQASLKPFSTGK
- the rho gene encoding transcription termination factor Rho, coding for MTDDTETPENGIQAEDNLTDDTLDADLETDESEEEEVEGSMAGQKISLQTLKDKSSTDLLTFAESLGVENASNMRKQDMLFAVLKALAEEGVEITGSGVMEVLQDGFGFLRSPEANYLPGPDDIYVSPQQIRRHGLRTGDTVEGPIRSPREGERYFALLKIQTINFEDPENIRHKVHFDNLTPLYPDQRLWMEIEDPTLKDRSGRIIDIVAPLGKGQRCLIVAPPRVGKTVMLQNIAKSVAANHPDCYLIVLLIDERPEEVTDMQRTVRGEVISSTFDEPATRHVQVAEMVIEKAKRLVEHKRDVVILLDSITRLGRAYNTVVPSSGKVLTGGVDANALQRPKRFFGAARNIEEGGSLTIIATALIDTGSRMDEVIFEEFKGTGNSEIVLDRKVADKRVFPAMDILKSGTRKEELLTDKVNLQKTYVLRRILNPMGAQDAIEFLSDKLRQTKNNAEFFQSMNT
- a CDS encoding CopD family protein, giving the protein MNWYDLFRGLHILAVIAWMAGLLYLPRLFIYHIKNAEVTAVTDVFKVMERNLLRLIMNPAMIAVWLFGTCLIVYHVRFMEGWKFFWEPWFVVKELGIVGITGYHHFLAVRFKKLQRGEPIGTESFWRKMNEVPFVLAIIMVLAVTLQFWQI
- the hemH gene encoding ferrochelatase yields the protein MKRIAVLLFNLGGPKNPEDVQGFLYNLFADKNIINLPFGIRQGVASLISSRRAPSARKNYAHMGGGSPILKETQAQSQALEAYITANTKGIEAKVFIGMRYWHPFVEDTVREIDAWGPDEIVLLPLYPQFSSTTTLSSFQAFQKAYFGKARVTSVCCYSDNAHFIKAHVDAIREKIGTLKQPGHYRLLFSAHGLPESIIARGDPYQEQVESCVAKIMAGLGNPIEHSICYQSRVGPMKWIGPSTDASIQKAGADGKSIILVPIAFVSEHIETLVELDIEYAHLAAASGVKDYIRLPALGVNASYIKALNDEVLKAIGSGDRVVGDHNCGKCHSFCPKRGAA
- the hemE gene encoding uroporphyrinogen decarboxylase, whose product is MTLAQASVNPSILAVLQGQTLRVPPVWFMRQAGRYLPEYRELRATTKGFVDFCLTPEKAAEATLQPIRRYGFDAAILFSDILMIPLALGQDLTFAAGEGPVLGELPALDAMREKASLAGEALKNVGETVARVKAELSPETTLIGFCGGPWTVMTYMLNGKKAHDRSLIRAFVYDDYQKVLDLTDIVIEASAQYLKMQADNGAQVLKIFESWAEGFPDPYFDSLIIQPHIRLIRRVRELGVTLPIIGFPRGAEARCHDYANQVPVQGMGLGTATPMKLGIELQKKMPIQGALDPVVLRSGGRALDEAIDLILQSWGQGPLIFNLGHGIFPDTPMAHVEQALKRIRGE
- a CDS encoding kinase/pyrophosphorylase, which encodes MSSPSAKIGSYFHVHLVSDSTGETLNALAKAAAARFEGILPIEHIYVLIRSEKQLERALVEIESFPGIVLHTMVDMELRTALEARCREMDMPAIGVLDPLVVAFSRHLGAAVSKRVGAQHNLDNEYFERIEALNYAIAHDDGAAADRVKNADVVLVGVSRTSKTPTCIYLAHRGIKAANIPLVPGRGLPEELDDMNIPLVVGLIASPERLISIRKNRLLTLNDDRPSSYTDTEAVRQEIIAARRLFERKGWPVIDVTRRSIEETSATIISLLNEKRTGRLGGI